One Candidatus Eisenbacteria bacterium DNA segment encodes these proteins:
- a CDS encoding adenylate/guanylate cyclase domain-containing protein, with amino-acid sequence TGDGFLAAFDGPARAIRCAKDITAGARRLGLDVRAGLHTGECEVRGDDLTGLAVHIGARTAAIAGPGEVLLTRTVHDLVAGAGFEFDDRGEHELRGVPGRWHVYAAR; translated from the coding sequence ACCGGCGACGGGTTCCTCGCAGCGTTCGACGGCCCGGCGCGGGCCATCCGCTGCGCCAAGGACATCACTGCCGGCGCACGCCGGCTCGGCCTCGACGTGCGCGCGGGGCTCCACACCGGCGAGTGCGAGGTGCGCGGCGACGATCTGACCGGCCTCGCGGTGCACATCGGAGCGCGAACCGCGGCCATCGCGGGGCCCGGCGAGGTGCTCCTCACCCGGACCGTCCACGACCTCGTCGCCGGCGCCGGCTTCGAGTTCGACGACCGTGGCGAGCACGAGCTCCGCGGTGTGCCCGGGCGCTGGCACGTGTATGCGGCGCGGTGA